ttaaggGGGAGTAAAAGTGGTGGGGTCTTAGCAGTAAAAGGGTCAATTATGGGATACCATAGTCATGTATGGAGCAGTGAGTGCATAGGGCAAATTAAATATGATGCATAAGCATTCATGAATCTCCCAGTACCTTCTCTCTCCACCATCCAGTAGAAGAAATTGTTCTCTAAACTGTATTTTAGAATAGGCGGAAGATGAAGATCAGACTGTTGATCAATGGTGAGTCCAGAGTGACAGATAACCACTGACTGTGGTTCCAGGGCACACAAAGCTAATGAATAGCTCAGCCAGACAAAACTGAAATAGCCAGTTTAGGCAGGCTGAACCTTAAAAGTTTCACGTACATGAAATTGGTCTAATGTACTTACAGATCTCTGGAAGCGGTATGTAATTACCTGTTTCTGGAACACTGAGTCTAGGTTCTTTTTTACAACATGTTTGAAATACAGCGcagattttttcttttatacaacATATACCGGTAAATGCACCAATCAGGAATATAACCAACGCCGTTGGGGCTAGACACCACCAAAGCCAATACTCATGAGTttctgtaattaaaaaaaagtagacCATAAATCCGATTGTTAAATAATGTATATTTAGTTCAGTATACAACAATCACAGAGGTTATTTACAttacacattcttttttttttattatttccattCACACAATTAGTATATGATgattacattttatataaaaaaaacagcccttAAAGCACATCTATCTAGAGTTTCACtcttatgcctggtacacactaatgccccgtactcaaatgcagttcaatgcttccgagcatgcgtcaaattgtttccgagcatgcatgttttttctccatcagagttccatacagactaaCAGGATTTCCAACATTTTTCTCCctcgaaaaaaagagaacatgttctctttctaagcctGTCGGAATTTCATAAGGAAaaagtgtgtacgtggcattttaCTGTATGTTTCTTTCGTTTAACCcatgaaaaaaactgacagcttcgGTTGGACCAGCTGTACTAATGATCCAACGTTAAATCAGCGATCTCCCactctgagctgttgtgttctgaacagaacactctgatcagcgctctcagccattggctgagagtgctaatAAGGAgctggtcggctgctggttttccagcatgcttgttcACCAGAAGCTGGTTAAATGGCGGACTGCTGTTGGACCGGTTGCCATATACACAGGCAGAATGTCAGACGTTTTTTATTGAACCGGACGATGTCGCCCGGCTTTCGACCCGTGTGCATGGGGATTTACTGTGCACACCTAGGTGGCCCTCATGGGTGGATACAATAACAGGTTTGTGATGTAACAGACTCAGGCCCCTCCTACTTACAACCAGACTCCTACCCCTGCAGTTCTTAAGTACTAAAGTTCTGTCATAGCAAACACAAATACCAGGCAATGCAAGATGATCTATGTGTTCTGAAAACTGGAGGGAACTGTtttgccttaggctgggttcacactacgtttTTCCCGTCCGTCCGCCGCATACGATTTATGTGAAAAAACTTATGCGGCAGAAACTGATGTAACAGTACGTAAACGTATGCTCAAAACTGTAACGTATGCGTTTATAAAACGTATACGGTTTCATAAAGTGCGTACGGTTCCATccgtttttggtgaaaaaaaacgcATACGTTTTTGGAATTAGTGTGATTTTCTAAATAAAGATTTTCTTGTTTTATTGAAATTTGGCAGGAAGTAGGAGTGGTTTCACATCTGTTCGTGTTTTTTGAGCTAGGAATGAGTCAGGAGAGCAGTATTTGTGGCTATTGattgtgttttttcagctttattgtgaaaatgattgTATCGCCAATACTACGCATGCAGTTCCTTGAGCGGCAAGAGCGTGAGCGTGCGAGGCAATGTAGAAGAAGGATTTTTTCACGTCGGTATTGGGTGCATCCAGTGAATGCCATCAGGCCACGGCTTGGTGCCTTTCAGGCCCTTTACCTACAGCTCCGTACTTTCCCTGACAAATTTCAGCGGTATGTGCGGATGGCTCCCTCTAGTTTTGATGTCCTTTTGGAGTTTGTTCGTGATGACATCCAGCGGCAGGATACGCACCTACGATTCGCAGTGTCGCCAGAACAGCGTCTTGTGGTGACCCTAAGGTAAGAATTTTTAATCTTCCACTTCAATTGTGTATATAATGTGTTTGTGTGATATGTTTAAAAATTGTTCTTGAAGTGTAGTAGCCCATAGCAACCCTATATATTTCTTAGGAGTCATCAAATGTGACCAAAGGTTCCAAAAGGCCAAGCTTTCCctttatcattttttaaaaaaatcgccaGATATGTCTTTTAATATATCGATATATATgtagtatgtatatatgtgtatatagatatatagatatatagatatatagatatatagatatatagatatatagatatatagatatatagatatatagatatatagatatatagatatatagatatatatatctatataatttACACACCAGTGGCATATATGAAAACATAGTATAGTCTCTGTGGTGCAATTGTAGCACATTCAGCCAAAAACTGAAAGGTTGGTGGTTGAAGTTCACCCAGAGACACATCTATCTTTTCAGAATCATATGAAGTGTAGGTAGCACCACAAATAGTTTGTTGCAGGACGTGAACGTGATAATGTGTATTGCGTTATGTGTTCACagttgtaataatttttttttacaatactttgatTTTTTATTAGGTTTTTGGCGAGTGGAGAGTCCTTTTCTTCGCTACATTACCAATTCAGATTGGGGAAATCCACCATCTCTACTTTGGTACCACAGACATGTGAGGCGATATGGAGGAACCTTCAACGCCAGTATCTTCCAGATCCAACCACAGCAAtttggaatgaagcagcagagggATACTGGAAACACGCCAACTTTCCAAATTGCGTTGGTGCACTAAATTGAAAACATGTCAGAATTAGGAAGCCCTCTGCTAGTGGCTCTTTATtttacaattataaaaaatatttttccatcATACTAATGGCAATCTGTGATGCCAGCTACAATTTTTTGGCAGTTGACATTGGGGCCTACGGTCAGAACAATGATTCACGTGTGTTCAAGGAGTCTAACCTTGGCAAAGCCCTGTATGCTGGCACATTCCAGATTCCAGGACCCAAACCACTAACGGGTATTGATGGACCTGCCCTGCCTCATGTGATAGTGGCTGATGAGGCCTTTCAAATGGCGGAAAACTTGTTGAAGCCATACTCAGGGAGAAGACTTAATGGCCAAAGGCGTGTCTTTAATTATAGATTGACACGTGCACGCAGGTATGTGGAATGTGCTTTTGGTATCCTCACTAATAAATGGCGCATACTTACCACCAGCATTCAAGTAAAGGCGGAATCCGTGGACTCTGTGATTAAAGCATGTGTGGTTCTGCataattttgtaataaaattggAGCCAGGGTCCATCCCCACCATGGAGGAAATAGCAGAGGTCGAACTTTCTGGACTGGAGCCTAACCCAATCAGATCAAGTGTTTCAGTGATGCAGATACGTGAACAGTTTTGCAACTACTTTTCATCAGAGCAAGGTGCATtgccatggcagcatacaatgtaagtataattagtttttttttttattattttctgtactttcaaaatcttaaattttttttttttcatattcacaGATGAATATTGCAAGAGACAACTGGAAATCCCATACCTCCATTGCTGAAACATCACAATTGTGTCCATTGTATTATAGTTCTATTATGATTTTGAATAAAACACCACACTGTAAAactttaaattcaattttttttataaaagtaacAAACGGCTCTTTTCATAAATTAACAAAtacaacatttccaaaaaaatataaatgttaaataacaatatttattcTCCAAAGAATAATTGAAAATTAAGGATTTGGGACTCTGAACTAATCCCAATGTGGGTGTCCCTATAATGTTAACCAACTAGATCTTTCAGTCGGCACGATCCATCCTAAAATCGGCCCCCTGAGTATGCTTGCTTCTGGTTTAATTTATTGGAACCTGGGACAGACCATATTGACATCACAGATCCACATTCGCGTCACGTTACATTCGGCCACCTCAAAGCAAAGGTATGTAAGGGTCAAAGTTCACACACACCCTCAAGGAATTCTTGCATTGAGGTGGCAGACCGTAATGTGACCTGAATGTAGCACAATGACGTTAATATGTTCTGTCTACATGTTCGCAAATAACAAACCTGCAGCAAGCACACTCAAGGGGTGGATAGTAAGTTGCGGACTGAAAGATGTAGTATAGGgcataaaaattaaacaaaagaaACTTTTTGGAGTGAAACCCTTAAATTCTACGGTATGTTTGCCCTTCCTCTGTCTCAAAGGTTTCATTGTAAGGTCGGACATATGAGCTATATGGCCGACTTCTGGGTTGCTGTGGAAAGGAGGGTGATGCAGGTGGATACATAGGTGCTTGGGTGGGTGGGGGGTTAAGGAATTCATGTGTAAATTTGATAAGCTGCTGTTTATAAACAGCCTGCTGCTCCTCACTCATCCTCTCCATATAGGGTATTAGGGTCATTAAGAAATCCCTTGAGgggcttcgggggggggggggcctccaatCATGCCTTCTAATCGAAGAACACGCACATCCAAATGTAAAAATTTGGATGTGCAAATGTTCTCCAATTTATCAATGCCATCCAGCATGCATTGGAACATTTGATTGTCCCTTCCTTTTTTGGATGAATGGCGGATGGAGGAGCGAAAACTACTGGTGACTGTAGGTGGTTGATGTTGAGATCCACCCTGCGCAGGTTGAGGGTTCTCTTCATCCAGAATGGCCTCAGGTTGAGCAGTTGGTTCAGCAGGGGTAGGCAAGCAACCCGTATTTGTAGATGTtctaaaaccaaaaataaaatagaataaatgagagagagagagacacaaggggagaaagacagagaggaggagggagagacaagtagagatggagagagctagagggagagagagaagggagagagagggagagagagaaagagggggagaggtaCAGTGgaggatacagagagagagagagagagagagagagtgaaggagatggagagagagagagtgaaggagagagagagagtgaaggagagagagagagtgaaggagagagagagagtgaaggagagagagagagtgaaggagagagagagagtgaaggagagagagagagagagagagagagagacacacaaggggagaaagacagagaggaggagggagagacaagtagagatggagagagctagagggagagagagagagggagagagagaaagagggggagaggtaCAGTGGAggatacagagagagagtgaaggagacagagagagagagagagtgaaggagagagagagagagagagagagagagagagagagagagagaggaagacacaaggggagaaagacagagaggaggagggagagacaagtagagatggagagagctagagggagaagagagggagagagagaaggagggggagaggtagAGTAAAGGAGACatgtagggagagagagagattagatTTATTAATTTTAAGATGAATATTCACTTACGCCCTCAATTCCTGGACCTTTGTCAAAAAAGACAATCTCTTGGCATGTTTGTAGGTCGTCTTTTTTGCTCCCGATCCACTAGGTAGATTAGATTCTCTGACTCATTTAAAGAAGCTGTCCCGGACAGAACGCCATCTCTTCTCGACCAGTTCTGCTGTAAATTATGAAACAACATGAGAGTAAAAAACATTCtatagtatatattatattttaaacctGTTCTAAAAATATATTACCAATGGTATCCTGCAATTTTTCTGAATAGGAGGCAAAATCTGGGAATAATTTTACATAAATTTCCTCCCACTTTCTTCTTGTACAGGTGTTGTCGTGGTGTTTCTTGTGGGATTTGTCCCACAGAGAAGGCCTCTCTTGGACATACTGGATGACATCCTCTGTGGCAAAGTCCGTAGGGTCAATAGGAtaattttcctttctttcttttgtttttttctgtaaaaaacgTGGCACTTAGCTAAAATAATGGCGAAACATTTCAAAATCATTCACACGTCACATTTAGTTTAGTTAACCTTGCTGGCCACCTTGGCAGGGATAGGGTCTTTGTTTGGCCTctttctctgtgtagactgttgagaTGGAGGTGGCTAGTAAAACAAAAtccaaaattaaattaaaaattatttgGGGACAAGTGTGGGGACAAGTGGAGGATCCTTACACAATCATACATTCATTGCTGAATATATCAaacaagacaatacaaaataattaccTCAATAGTCGGTGTTTGGGTCAAGTCCTGTGAAAATAGGATTTGGGTTTCATCTCCCAAGGACATAGAAGGCtaggaattaaataaaaaaaattaatttaggcCCATTTGATCAACATATGAactttaaatagcaaaaaatatacttACACTCACAGGTCCAGGCTCTGTTAAAATGATGTCAGGTAATTCCGGACTTGGATTCTGAAGATTGAAAACCAAATATTAGAATAAAAGGAACAtgaaatattatttaaaataGGCTCAACAACATAACAGTTTGAAGTTAAACACTTACATCCATGACATGTGTAGAGTGTGCACTTTCTTCACTTGAACTTGCCATGTGGATAAAACCTTTAGAGAAATAAAGTTCTAATTAAATATTGTAAACTAAAGTGTAGTATAAGGATATACATAAAAGACAAATGTTTTATTAATAGTGAAACTATGTGTTGGAATGGAGACAGCAGGttcttcaaaaaatatatataatgatttaAGGGTAAAAAGTTAAGACTATCCACCTAAACATAGGGGCACATATGTACAATTTTAAGGGCACATCGACTGCATAAAGATTTGGGGGACACCTGTGGCATGCACATTTTTATGGGGAACACCTGCAGCATGAACATtactatggggacacctgtggcATGTACATTTTTATGGGTAACACCTGCAGCATGAACATtactatggggacacctgtggcATGTACATTTTTATGGGGAACACCTGCAGCATGAACATtactatggggacacctgtggcATGTACATTTTTATGGGGAACACCTGCAGCATGAACATtactatggggacacctgtggcATGTACATTTTTATGGGGCACACCTGCAGCATGAACATTACTATGGGGACCCCTGTGGCATGTACATTTTTATGGGGAACACCTGCAGCATGAACATCACTATGGTGACACCTGTGGCATGTACATTTTTATGGGGAACACCTGCAGCATGAACATTACTATGGGGACACCGGTGGCATGTACATTTTTATGGGGAACACCTGCAGCATGAACATTGAGATGGGGACACCTGTGGCATGGACATTCATATGGAGACACATGTGTGAACAAGTACATTTTTAGGGGGACACACGTGGCATGGATTTCTTCTAATCAATTTATAAAATATAACTGAAATCcagggtgttttaaaaaaaaaagggggtctccAGGTATTGCCAAACATAAACCACCTATATTTGCAATACAATGCAGAGTGCCCACTGAGGCAGGCATTTTAGCAGCAGTATTTGGTTAAAATcgcctttttttaaaaacacctcTATATCGAGCTACTCTGCAATTATAGGGCTATTGGGACATGAtggtgagcatgcatgggttaaTGATGACGTAAGTAACAACATGGAAACGAGTACTCACAGATAAAAACCTCACAAGGTGGAGAAAGATGGCTGCAGTGTCCTAGACGTCACTGTTCTCTTCCTGATACTTCTTGAAGGAGGAAGTGGCTGTGGAGTGGGAGGAAGTGGGTGGAGTAGGGTGGGTGGTTCTTTTGCCTGTGAAAATGTGCATGTGCATACAAAAAACGCATATGGTTTAAACTTATGGAactgcacatatgtgcgttttccattgacttcaatgttaaaaaaaacttatGCGTTTGCTATAAGGTttcaaaaacggccgcaaaaccgtggttgaacacgttTTCGCGTActgttaaaaaacgttttgcaagCAAATCGTAcacacccggatgcatctgagtgcatacgatttgcaatgcattgtctatgtatGCGTTTTCCCATACGGGCccatacgttttcaatactgaaatcgtatgcggcggACGGATGGGAAaaacgtagtgtgaacccagcctaagagtaCTTCTTATTTCATGTACCTATATACTTTATTATTGCCATATGTATAATAGAGAATGACATTTCACTGAGACACTCTGTGATAACACAGCTGGCCTAATGCTTCTCTCTTCTTTTGTTAATTTCCTGGGGTTCTTCTTTGGGAGTCCACATCACTGCTGTCATGATGTGGACACTTCTTATTGGTGGAGGTGACACTTCCAACAGCCGAGTCCTCTCTCATAGGCTCCAAAGGCAGGAGAACAAGTGGGGAGGCGGCGCCCAAGAAGATAACAAGTGGGAAAATATCTACAGGGTAAGAAATTAACTTGGTCTATAAAGGAAATTGGGACTTTGATCCATTTCTTAGGAAGAGGTATTTGGAATTAAGTTTAAGGAGAATGGTAATTGATGCATGATTTGATGCActatttacatttaatttttacCTGGAGGTggactttaaagcggggttccactgcaaacactgtagctgctgacttttaataaggatacttacctgtcctaggtgccATATGCCGCTCGTCAGGAGTAAGATGCATAGAGGGATTCTAGAGTTAAATGAGTAAAGAGATTTGTTTAGGTGCTTTCTGGGGATCCACTACTCCCCATAGACAgagccaaaaatggaaagaggaaAGAGAAGGTATCAGTATAACTTACAAAATAGCCCGTATATTATGGCCACTGTTGGGATGATGAATAGAGAGGTGGTCCCGCATGGATTTAACTCTAGAATCCCTCTACTCCTGACGAGTGGCATACGgccgttaaagcgggagttcacccataaaacattttttacccttagattgatgctcatttagtctaggggaatcggctagttgttttgaaatcgaagctgtacttaccgttgtagagagtgatcttctccgccgcttctgggtatggtcttcaggactgggcgttcctattttgattgacagtcttccgacaggcttccgacggtcgcatccatcgcgtcacgagtagccgaaagaagccgaacggtgtgaaaatgccaatggtcccaaaaatgtgtcaaaattgtctgaagtgtccgccataatgtcgcagtcacgaaaaaaatcgctgatcgccgccattagtagtaaaaaaaaataattaataaaaatgcaataaaactatcccctattttgtaaacactataaattttgcgcaaaccaatcgataaatccttattgcgctttttttttaccaaaaataggtagaataatacgtatcggcctaaactgaggaaaaaaaaaattgtttataaattttggggggatatttattatagcaaaaagtaaaaaaatattgcatttttttcaaaattgtcgcttaatttttgtttatagcgcaaaaataaaccacagaggtgatcaaataccaccaaaagaaagctctatttgtgggaaaaaaaggacgccaattttgtttgggagccacgtcgcacgaccgcgcaattgtcagttaaagcgacgcagtgccgaatcgcaaaaaggggcaaggttctttagctgcattttggtccgggtcttaagtggttaaaaaggtattGAGTATACATCCATGGATGCTCTACATAAGCCCATTCTATCAATTATATCACATCATGTTTCTATTATATATATGTCGACCATGTATGAATCATGTGTTTATTATCTGATGATGCTTTTATTATTATGTCTGTATGCCATTAATCATGTTCCCTTATTGATCATGTGTTATTAAATTAATGATGATTATTATGAATTGCTCTTTTATGATCACATTTCTGtgtcataaatg
This window of the Rana temporaria chromosome 13, aRanTem1.1, whole genome shotgun sequence genome carries:
- the LOC120921216 gene encoding protein ALP1-like, giving the protein MAICDASYNFLAVDIGAYGQNNDSRVFKESNLGKALYAGTFQIPGPKPLTGIDGPALPHVIVADEAFQMAENLLKPYSGRRLNGQRRVFNYRLTRARRYVECAFGILTNKWRILTTSIQVKAESVDSVIKACVVLHNFVIKLEPGSIPTMEEIAEVELSGLEPNPIRSSVSVMQIREQFCNYFSSEQGALPWQHTI